A DNA window from Clavibacter sepedonicus contains the following coding sequences:
- a CDS encoding DUF3566 domain-containing protein, producing MSSVAEKLAKKSSRATTTKQVRLKLVYVDFWSALKLAFLFSVVLGIITVVATFLIYVVLQTTNVFGTVDQLFQEVSGSADFSLQDVFGLGQVLGFAIVVAVLNIVVGTVLGAVAALLYNLSVRITGGVLVGFTNA from the coding sequence ATGAGTAGTGTCGCCGAGAAGCTCGCGAAGAAGTCGTCGCGAGCCACCACCACCAAGCAGGTGCGTCTCAAGCTCGTGTACGTCGACTTCTGGTCGGCGCTGAAGCTCGCGTTCCTCTTCTCCGTGGTGCTCGGCATCATCACCGTCGTGGCGACGTTCCTCATCTACGTCGTCCTGCAGACCACGAACGTGTTCGGCACGGTCGACCAGCTGTTCCAGGAGGTCTCCGGATCCGCGGACTTCTCCCTGCAGGACGTCTTCGGCCTGGGACAGGTGCTCGGGTTCGCCATCGTGGTGGCCGTCCTCAACATCGTCGTCGGCACCGTGCTTGGCGCCGTGGCCGCGCTGCTGTACAACCTCAGCGTGCGCATCACGGGTGGCGTCCTCGTCGGCTTCACCAACGCGTAG
- a CDS encoding DUF721 domain-containing protein yields the protein MIPRAPDGGPMPESEAVAVYRRFRRVFGDASVRSPSARKRREQKAGSSPFQPGRDPDSLGNVMDSLTSRMGWTSSLSQAELMAAWTTIAGEETAVHSSPVGIEDGLLTVECESTAWATQLRLMRVEITTRIAERFPDAGIRSIRFQGPNAPSWKKGPRSIPGRGPRDTYG from the coding sequence GTGATCCCCCGCGCACCCGACGGCGGTCCGATGCCCGAGTCGGAGGCGGTGGCCGTCTACCGCCGGTTCCGCCGCGTGTTCGGCGACGCGTCCGTGCGTTCTCCCTCCGCGCGGAAGCGCCGTGAGCAGAAGGCGGGCAGCTCGCCGTTCCAGCCCGGGCGGGATCCCGACTCCCTGGGGAACGTGATGGACTCGCTCACCTCGCGGATGGGCTGGACGTCCTCCCTCTCGCAGGCCGAGCTCATGGCGGCATGGACGACCATCGCCGGCGAGGAGACGGCCGTGCACTCGTCCCCCGTCGGCATCGAGGACGGCCTCCTGACGGTCGAGTGCGAGTCGACGGCGTGGGCGACGCAGCTCCGGCTCATGCGCGTGGAGATCACGACGCGGATCGCCGAGCGCTTCCCCGACGCGGGCATCCGGTCGATCCGCTTCCAGGGGCCGAACGCCCCGTCCTGGAAAAAGGGTCCCAGGTCGATCCCAGGGCGGGGCCCGCGCGATACCTACGGCTAG
- a CDS encoding IS481-like element IS1121 family transposase, giving the protein MSHGNARLTVHGRVLLVRRVVEDRRPVAHVARELGVSRQCAHRWVNRFRAEGLRGLTDRSSRPRSVPRRTSPERERAVLEARAQLRAGPARLAPVTGVPSRTISRILRRHGAPPLAWLDPVTGAVIRASRSTAHRYEHEHPGDLIHVDVKKLGRIPDGGGWRVHGRSEQVRGRGIGFDYVHAAVDDHTRLAYAEIHPDEKGATAAGFLARAAAYFAGRGITRIERVITDNAFAYRHSTAFKNAVQDLGARQKFIRPHCPWQNGKVERFNRTLATEWAYRQPFTSNQHRADALDPFIEHYNTERIHSSHGLTPAARVSPTS; this is encoded by the coding sequence ATGTCCCACGGTAATGCTCGTCTGACGGTTCACGGGAGGGTTCTCCTCGTGCGGCGGGTGGTGGAGGATCGTCGGCCGGTCGCGCACGTCGCGCGGGAGCTGGGGGTGTCGCGGCAGTGCGCGCATCGATGGGTGAACCGGTTCCGTGCCGAGGGGCTGCGAGGGCTGACGGATCGGTCATCGCGGCCCCGGTCAGTACCGAGGCGAACGAGCCCGGAGCGGGAACGGGCCGTGCTGGAAGCGCGGGCCCAGTTGCGGGCGGGTCCTGCGCGGCTGGCGCCGGTGACAGGTGTTCCATCCCGTACGATCTCCCGGATCCTGCGCCGGCACGGGGCGCCGCCGTTGGCATGGTTGGACCCCGTCACCGGGGCCGTGATCCGGGCATCCCGGTCAACGGCGCACCGGTATGAGCACGAGCATCCGGGTGATCTGATCCACGTGGACGTGAAGAAGCTCGGGAGGATCCCGGACGGAGGCGGCTGGCGGGTCCACGGGCGCAGCGAGCAGGTCCGCGGCCGCGGGATCGGGTTCGATTACGTCCATGCCGCGGTCGATGACCACACCCGTCTCGCCTACGCGGAGATCCATCCCGATGAGAAAGGCGCGACCGCGGCCGGGTTCCTGGCCCGCGCAGCGGCGTACTTCGCCGGGCGCGGGATCACCCGGATCGAGCGGGTCATCACGGACAACGCGTTCGCCTACCGGCACTCGACCGCGTTCAAGAACGCCGTCCAGGACCTGGGCGCGCGGCAGAAGTTCATCCGCCCGCACTGCCCCTGGCAGAACGGCAAGGTCGAGCGCTTCAACCGGACCCTCGCGACCGAGTGGGCCTACCGGCAACCCTTCACCAGCAACCAACACCGCGCCGACGCGCTTGACCCCTTCATCGAGCACTACAACACTGAACGGATCCACTCGAGCCACGGGCTCACGCCCGCGGCCCGAGTGTCACCAACGTCATGA
- the gyrA gene encoding DNA gyrase subunit A, protein MADDNTPDDEQGTGATPDDDALPQEGVMPASAAASDSLPAAIVDPDARVVVTHDRIEQVDLQLEMQRSFLDYAMSVIVQRALPEVRDGLKPVHRRVIYAMYDGGYRPDRSFFKSARVVGEVMGQFHPHGDSSIYDALVRLVQPWSLRYPLALGQGNFGSAGNDGAAAPRYTETKMAPLAMEMVRDITEDTVDFQDNYDGRTLEPKILPSRFPNLLVNGSVGIAVGMATNIPPHNLREVAAGAQWLLAHPDANREELLEALLERIKGPDFPTGAQVLGTKGILEAYRTGRGSITMRAVVAVEEIQGRVCLVVTELPYQVNPDNLAIKIAELVKDGKLAGVADIRDETSGRTGQRLVIVLKRDAVAKVVLNNLYKHTQLQENFGANMLAIVDGIPRTLALDGFISAWVDHQIDVIVRRTQYRLNEAEARAHILRGYLKALDALDDVIALIRRSETVEVARSGLMKLLDIDELQANAILEMQLRRLAALERQKIQDQAAELEQRIAEYKHILATPTVQREIISTELQEITDKYGDDRRTEIMLGFDGDMSMEDLIPEEEMVVTVTRGGYIKRTRIDNYRSQHRGGKGVRGAQLRADDVVEHFFVTTTHHWLLFLTDKGRVYRAKAYELQEAGRDAKGQHVANLLAMQPDEEIQQVLDIRDYQVAQYLVLATRDGLMKKTALTEYDTNRTGGIIAINLRDGDALVSALLVDEDDDLLLVSRKGMSLRFSADNQALRPMGRSTSGVKGMTFRGDDTLLSASVVGEQGYVFVVTEGGFAKRTAADQYRVQNRGGMGIKVAKLQDARGDLAGALIVGEEDEILVVLASGKVVRSVVAEVPAKGRDTMGVVFARFADDDRIISLAKNSERNLVVPEAAPDASDGTAAGKGTPDE, encoded by the coding sequence ATGGCCGACGACAACACTCCGGACGACGAGCAGGGCACGGGCGCGACCCCGGATGACGACGCGCTGCCGCAGGAGGGCGTGATGCCGGCGTCCGCCGCCGCCTCCGACTCGCTGCCCGCCGCGATCGTCGATCCCGATGCGCGCGTCGTCGTCACGCACGACCGCATCGAGCAGGTCGACCTCCAGCTCGAGATGCAGCGCTCGTTCCTCGACTACGCGATGAGCGTCATCGTCCAGCGCGCGCTTCCCGAGGTGCGCGACGGCCTCAAGCCCGTGCACCGCCGCGTGATCTACGCGATGTACGACGGCGGCTACCGCCCCGACCGCTCCTTCTTCAAGTCGGCCCGCGTGGTCGGCGAGGTCATGGGCCAGTTCCACCCGCACGGCGACTCCTCCATCTACGACGCGCTCGTACGCCTGGTGCAGCCGTGGAGCCTGCGCTACCCGCTCGCGCTCGGCCAGGGCAACTTCGGCTCCGCCGGCAACGACGGCGCCGCCGCCCCGCGGTACACCGAGACCAAGATGGCCCCGCTCGCCATGGAGATGGTCCGGGACATCACCGAGGACACGGTCGACTTCCAGGACAACTACGACGGCCGCACGCTCGAGCCGAAGATCCTGCCGTCGCGCTTCCCCAACCTGCTGGTGAACGGATCCGTGGGCATCGCGGTCGGCATGGCCACCAACATCCCGCCGCACAACCTCCGCGAGGTGGCGGCGGGTGCCCAGTGGCTGCTCGCGCACCCCGACGCGAACCGGGAGGAGCTCCTCGAGGCGCTGCTCGAGCGCATCAAAGGACCCGACTTCCCGACGGGCGCGCAGGTGCTCGGCACCAAGGGTATCCTCGAGGCGTACCGCACCGGCCGCGGATCCATCACGATGCGCGCGGTCGTCGCGGTCGAGGAGATTCAGGGCCGCGTGTGCCTCGTGGTCACGGAGCTCCCGTACCAGGTGAACCCCGACAACCTCGCGATCAAGATCGCCGAGCTCGTCAAGGACGGCAAGCTCGCCGGCGTCGCCGACATCCGCGACGAGACCTCGGGCCGCACCGGCCAGCGCCTCGTCATCGTGCTGAAGCGCGACGCGGTCGCGAAGGTCGTGCTGAACAACCTCTACAAGCACACGCAGCTGCAGGAGAACTTCGGCGCCAACATGCTGGCGATCGTCGACGGGATCCCGCGCACGCTCGCGCTCGACGGCTTCATCTCCGCCTGGGTCGACCACCAGATCGACGTCATCGTCCGACGCACGCAGTACCGGCTCAACGAGGCCGAGGCACGCGCCCACATCCTGCGCGGCTACCTCAAGGCGCTCGACGCGCTCGACGACGTCATCGCCCTCATCCGCCGGTCGGAGACCGTCGAGGTCGCCCGCAGCGGCCTCATGAAGCTCCTCGACATCGACGAGCTGCAGGCCAACGCCATCCTCGAGATGCAGCTGCGCCGGCTGGCCGCGCTCGAACGCCAGAAGATCCAGGACCAGGCGGCCGAGCTCGAGCAGCGCATCGCCGAGTACAAGCACATCCTGGCGACGCCCACCGTGCAGCGCGAGATCATCAGCACCGAGCTGCAGGAGATCACCGACAAGTACGGCGACGACCGGCGCACGGAGATCATGCTCGGCTTCGACGGCGACATGAGCATGGAGGACCTCATCCCCGAGGAGGAGATGGTGGTCACGGTCACGCGCGGCGGGTACATCAAGCGCACGCGCATCGACAACTACCGCAGCCAGCACCGCGGCGGCAAGGGCGTGCGGGGCGCCCAGCTCCGGGCGGACGACGTGGTCGAGCACTTCTTCGTCACCACGACGCACCACTGGCTCCTCTTCCTCACGGACAAGGGGCGCGTGTACCGCGCCAAGGCATACGAGCTGCAGGAGGCCGGCCGCGACGCCAAGGGCCAGCACGTCGCGAACCTGCTCGCCATGCAGCCGGATGAGGAGATCCAGCAGGTCCTCGACATCCGCGACTACCAGGTGGCCCAGTACCTCGTGCTCGCCACCCGCGACGGCCTGATGAAGAAGACGGCGCTCACGGAGTACGACACGAACCGCACGGGCGGCATCATCGCGATCAACCTCCGCGACGGCGACGCGCTCGTCTCGGCGCTGCTGGTGGACGAGGACGACGATCTGCTCCTCGTGTCGCGCAAGGGCATGTCGCTGCGGTTCTCGGCCGACAACCAGGCGCTGCGTCCCATGGGCCGGTCGACCTCCGGTGTGAAGGGCATGACGTTCCGCGGGGACGACACGCTGCTCAGCGCATCCGTCGTGGGCGAGCAGGGCTACGTGTTCGTCGTGACCGAGGGCGGCTTCGCGAAGCGCACCGCCGCGGACCAGTACCGCGTGCAGAACCGGGGCGGCATGGGCATCAAGGTCGCCAAGCTGCAGGATGCCCGAGGCGATCTCGCGGGGGCCCTCATCGTCGGCGAGGAGGACGAGATCCTCGTCGTGCTCGCCAGCGGCAAGGTGGTACGGTCTGTCGTGGCCGAGGTCCCGGCGAAGGGCCGCGACACCATGGGTGTCGTGTTCGCCCGGTTCGCGGACGACGACAGGATCATCTCCCTGGCCAAGAACTCCGAACGCAACCTGGTGGTCCCCGAAGCTGCGCCCGACGCGTCCGACGGTACCGCTGCTGGAAAGGGAACACCCGATGAGTAG
- the gyrB gene encoding DNA topoisomerase (ATP-hydrolyzing) subunit B translates to MTSDATQDLPDDSTPDEVEVEETHNDSDHITRQQVSNDYGANEIQVLEGLEAVRKRPGMYIGSTGPRGLHHLVSEIVDNSVDEALAGFASDIQITMRKDGGIRVVDDGRGIPVDIHPVEGISTVELVLTKLHAGGKFGGGGYAVSGGLHGVGSSVVNALSERLDVEVRRQGAVWRQSFTIGVPDAPLEKGEGSTETGTTITFWPSREIFETVEFDYDTLRARFQQMAFLNKGLALTLHDEREEDGAEHRTEKFLYERGLVDYVEHLVKAKKTEVVNADVIAFESEDTVKKISLEVAMQWTTSYTESVHTYANTINTHEGGTHEEGFRAALTTLVNRYARENKLLREKDENLTGDDVREGLTAVISVKLGEPQFEGQTKTKLGNTEAKAYVQRIVGQQLGDWLEKNPSQAKDIIRKGMQASQARLAARKAREQTRRKGLLESGGMPGKLKDCQSKDPAFSEVFLVEGDSAGGSAVQGRNPTTQAILPLRGKILNVEKARLDRALQNNEVQSMITAFGAGIGEDFNAEKVRYHKIVLMADADVDGQHITTLLLTLLFRYMRPLIELGYVYLAQPPLYRLKWSNAEDQYVYTDAERDALLIHGQQNGKKLPKDNGIQRYKGLGEMDYKELWETTMDPATRTLMQVTLDDAAGADEVFSTLMGEDVESRRSFIQRNAKDVRFLDI, encoded by the coding sequence ATGACATCGGATGCCACACAGGACCTCCCCGACGACTCCACCCCCGACGAGGTGGAGGTCGAGGAGACGCACAACGACTCCGACCACATCACCCGCCAGCAGGTGAGCAACGACTACGGCGCCAACGAGATCCAGGTGCTCGAGGGCCTCGAGGCCGTGCGCAAGCGCCCCGGCATGTACATCGGATCCACCGGACCCCGAGGACTGCACCACCTGGTGAGCGAGATCGTCGACAACTCCGTCGACGAGGCCCTCGCCGGGTTCGCCAGCGACATCCAGATCACGATGCGCAAGGACGGCGGCATCCGCGTCGTCGACGACGGCCGCGGCATCCCGGTCGACATCCACCCGGTCGAGGGCATCTCCACGGTCGAGCTCGTGCTCACCAAGCTGCACGCCGGCGGCAAGTTCGGCGGCGGCGGATACGCGGTGTCGGGTGGCCTGCACGGCGTCGGCAGCTCCGTGGTGAACGCGCTGTCGGAGCGCCTCGACGTCGAGGTCCGCCGCCAGGGTGCGGTCTGGCGCCAGAGCTTCACCATCGGCGTGCCGGACGCACCCCTGGAGAAGGGCGAGGGATCCACCGAGACCGGCACGACCATCACCTTCTGGCCCAGCCGCGAGATCTTCGAGACCGTCGAGTTCGACTACGACACCCTGCGCGCGCGCTTCCAGCAGATGGCGTTCCTTAACAAGGGCCTCGCCCTCACGCTGCACGATGAGCGCGAGGAGGACGGCGCCGAGCACCGCACCGAGAAGTTCCTGTACGAGCGGGGCCTCGTCGACTACGTCGAGCACCTCGTGAAGGCGAAGAAGACCGAGGTCGTCAACGCCGACGTCATCGCCTTCGAGTCCGAGGACACGGTCAAGAAGATCAGCCTCGAGGTCGCGATGCAGTGGACCACCTCCTACACGGAGAGCGTCCACACGTACGCGAACACCATCAACACGCACGAGGGCGGCACGCACGAGGAGGGGTTCCGCGCGGCGCTCACCACGCTCGTCAACCGCTATGCGCGCGAGAACAAGCTGCTGCGTGAGAAGGACGAGAACCTCACCGGCGACGATGTCCGCGAGGGCCTCACCGCCGTGATCTCCGTGAAGCTCGGCGAGCCGCAGTTCGAGGGCCAGACGAAGACGAAGCTCGGCAACACCGAGGCCAAGGCCTACGTGCAGCGCATCGTCGGACAGCAGCTGGGCGACTGGCTCGAGAAGAACCCCTCGCAGGCGAAGGACATCATCCGCAAGGGGATGCAGGCCTCGCAGGCGCGTCTCGCCGCCCGCAAGGCGCGCGAGCAGACCCGGCGCAAGGGGCTGCTCGAGTCGGGCGGCATGCCCGGCAAGCTCAAGGACTGCCAGAGCAAGGACCCGGCGTTCAGCGAGGTGTTCCTCGTCGAGGGCGACTCCGCCGGCGGATCCGCGGTGCAGGGCCGCAACCCCACGACGCAGGCGATCCTGCCGCTGCGGGGCAAGATACTCAACGTCGAGAAGGCCCGCCTCGACCGCGCGCTGCAGAACAACGAGGTCCAGTCGATGATCACCGCGTTCGGCGCGGGCATCGGCGAGGACTTCAACGCCGAGAAGGTCAGGTACCACAAGATCGTGCTGATGGCCGACGCCGACGTCGACGGCCAGCACATCACGACCCTGCTGCTCACCCTGCTGTTCCGCTACATGCGGCCGCTCATCGAGCTCGGCTACGTGTACCTCGCGCAGCCGCCGCTGTACCGGCTCAAGTGGTCGAACGCGGAGGACCAGTACGTGTACACGGACGCGGAGCGCGACGCCCTGCTGATCCACGGGCAGCAGAACGGCAAGAAGCTGCCGAAGGACAACGGCATCCAGCGCTACAAGGGCCTCGGCGAGATGGACTACAAGGAGCTGTGGGAGACCACCATGGATCCCGCCACGCGCACGCTCATGCAGGTGACCCTCGACGACGCGGCGGGCGCCGACGAGGTGTTCTCGACGCTCATGGGCGAGGACGTCGAGTCCCGCAGGAGCTTCATCCAGCGCAACGCCAAGGACGTCAGGTTCCTCGACATCTGA
- the recF gene encoding DNA replication/repair protein RecF (All proteins in this family for which functions are known are DNA-binding proteins that assist the filamentation of RecA onto DNA for the initiation of recombination or recombinational repair.): protein MIVRHLSLGDFRNYTRADVALLPGATLFVGSNGQGKTNLVEALGFLSTLGSHRVSTDQALVRQGAESAVIRALLQHAGRELRVEVQINRSAANRAQVNGTATKTRELPRYFSSVLFAPEDLALVRGDPSGRRRLLDQLLVLRTPRLAGVLSDYDRALKQRNTLLKSARARGMKADQLSTLDIWDERLVAIGSQIIAARGALVESLQPELARAYLAVAGSDHGPSARPELSILADDPGEDDVADETGARDGGRFTRTEDVVPVFTAAIARMRPRELERGLTLVGPHRDDVLFRLNGLPAKGYASHGESWSFALAIKLASAELLRRDSQTGDPVLILDDVFAELDQARRGRLAEAVTGFEQVLITAAVFEDVPEHLAANAVHIRAGAIVESPTPASASEPASPGEDGGAA from the coding sequence ATGATCGTCCGTCACCTCTCCCTGGGTGACTTCCGCAACTACACCCGCGCGGACGTCGCGCTCCTGCCCGGTGCCACCCTCTTCGTGGGGAGCAACGGGCAGGGCAAGACGAACCTGGTGGAGGCGCTGGGCTTCCTGAGCACGCTCGGGTCGCACCGCGTCTCCACCGATCAGGCGCTCGTCCGGCAGGGCGCGGAGTCCGCGGTGATCCGGGCGCTGCTCCAGCACGCGGGGCGCGAGCTCCGGGTCGAGGTGCAGATCAACCGCTCGGCCGCGAACCGGGCGCAGGTGAACGGCACGGCGACCAAGACGCGCGAACTGCCGCGGTACTTCTCGAGCGTGCTGTTCGCCCCCGAGGACCTGGCGCTCGTGCGCGGCGATCCGTCGGGTCGGCGCCGGCTGCTCGACCAGCTGCTCGTGCTGCGCACGCCTCGGCTCGCCGGGGTCCTGTCGGACTACGACCGGGCGTTGAAGCAGCGCAACACCTTGCTCAAGTCGGCGCGTGCACGCGGGATGAAGGCCGACCAGTTGAGCACGCTCGACATCTGGGACGAGCGCCTCGTCGCGATCGGCTCGCAGATCATCGCGGCGCGCGGTGCGCTGGTGGAGTCCCTCCAGCCGGAGCTGGCGCGCGCGTACCTGGCTGTTGCGGGATCCGACCACGGCCCGTCGGCGCGACCGGAGTTGAGCATCCTCGCGGACGACCCGGGGGAGGACGACGTCGCGGACGAGACCGGGGCACGCGATGGAGGGCGCTTCACGCGGACCGAAGACGTCGTTCCCGTCTTCACCGCCGCCATCGCGCGGATGCGACCCCGAGAGCTCGAGCGGGGGCTGACCCTGGTGGGCCCGCACCGCGACGATGTGCTCTTCCGGCTCAACGGGTTACCGGCGAAGGGCTACGCCAGCCACGGTGAGTCGTGGTCGTTCGCTCTCGCGATCAAGCTGGCGTCGGCGGAGCTGCTGCGGCGCGACTCGCAGACGGGGGACCCCGTGCTGATCCTGGACGACGTCTTCGCGGAGCTGGACCAGGCCAGGCGCGGGCGGCTCGCGGAGGCCGTCACCGGGTTCGAGCAGGTGCTCATCACCGCCGCCGTGTTCGAGGACGTGCCCGAGCACCTGGCGGCCAACGCCGTGCACATCCGGGCCGGCGCGATCGTCGAGTCGCCGACGCCGGCCTCGGCCTCCGAGCCGGCGTCGCCCGGCGAGGACGGGGGAGCGGCGTGA
- the dnaA gene encoding chromosomal replication initiator protein DnaA, protein MSDRSDPTHAIWQKVLAALTADDRITPQLHGFISLVEPKGVMTGTLYLEVPNDLTRGMLEQRIRVPLLNAIGSLDEAAGVSNFAIVVNPGIAQDAFAQHPEPAEQPYIETPTITAPTDNPGLPASPSRGDSRLNPKYGFDTFVIGGSNRFAHAAAVAVAEAPAKAYNPLFIYGDSGLGKTHLLHAIGHYAISLYPGIRVRYVSSEEFTNDFINSIANNRSSLFQSRYRDNDILLIDDIQFLQGKDSTQEAFFHTFNTLHDHNKQVVITSDLPPKHLTGFEDRMRSRFEWGLITDVQAPDLETRIAILRKKAQSEKLQVPDDILEYMATKVTSNIRELEGTLIRVTAFASLNKTPVDLALVQTVLKDLITLDEDNVIAPVDIINHTAAYFKLTVDDLYGSSRSQAVATARQIAMYLCRELTNLSLPKIGQLFGNRDHTTVMYANKKITELMKERRSIYNQVTELTSRIKQNHRYGKM, encoded by the coding sequence ATGTCCGACCGCTCCGACCCGACGCACGCGATCTGGCAGAAGGTGCTCGCCGCCCTCACCGCGGACGACCGCATCACGCCGCAGCTGCACGGCTTCATCAGCCTCGTGGAGCCGAAGGGAGTGATGACCGGCACCCTCTATCTGGAGGTGCCCAACGACCTCACCCGCGGCATGCTCGAGCAGCGCATCCGCGTGCCCCTGCTCAACGCCATCGGATCGCTCGACGAGGCGGCAGGCGTCAGCAACTTCGCCATCGTGGTGAACCCCGGGATCGCCCAGGACGCCTTCGCCCAGCACCCCGAGCCGGCGGAGCAGCCGTACATCGAGACCCCGACCATCACGGCGCCCACCGACAACCCGGGCCTGCCGGCCTCACCCTCTCGCGGTGACTCGCGCCTCAACCCCAAGTACGGCTTCGACACCTTCGTGATCGGCGGATCCAACCGGTTCGCCCACGCCGCCGCAGTCGCCGTCGCCGAGGCACCGGCCAAGGCGTACAACCCGCTCTTCATCTACGGTGACTCCGGCCTCGGCAAGACGCACCTCCTGCACGCCATCGGGCACTACGCGATCAGCCTCTACCCCGGCATCCGCGTGCGGTATGTGAGCTCGGAGGAGTTCACCAACGACTTCATCAACTCGATCGCGAACAACCGGTCGTCGCTGTTCCAGTCGCGCTACCGCGACAACGACATCCTCCTGATCGACGACATCCAGTTCCTCCAGGGCAAGGACTCCACGCAGGAGGCCTTCTTCCACACCTTCAACACGCTGCACGACCACAACAAGCAGGTGGTCATCACGAGCGACCTGCCGCCGAAGCACCTGACGGGCTTCGAGGACCGCATGCGCTCGCGCTTCGAGTGGGGCCTCATCACCGATGTCCAGGCGCCGGACCTCGAGACGCGCATCGCGATCCTGCGCAAGAAGGCGCAGAGCGAGAAGCTGCAGGTCCCGGACGACATCCTCGAGTACATGGCCACCAAGGTCACCTCGAACATCCGCGAGCTGGAGGGCACGCTCATCCGGGTCACCGCGTTCGCGAGCCTGAACAAGACGCCCGTCGACCTGGCGCTCGTGCAGACGGTGTTGAAGGACCTGATCACGCTGGACGAGGACAACGTCATCGCGCCGGTCGACATCATCAACCACACCGCCGCCTACTTCAAGCTCACGGTCGACGACCTGTACGGCTCCTCCCGCTCGCAGGCTGTGGCCACCGCACGCCAGATCGCCATGTACCTGTGCCGCGAGCTGACCAACCTCTCGCTGCCGAAGATCGGCCAGCTGTTCGGCAACCGCGACCACACGACGGTCATGTACGCCAACAAGAAGATCACCGAGCTCATGAAGGAACGCCGCTCCATCTACAACCAGGTGACCGAGCTCACCAGCCGGATCAAGCAGAACCACCGCTACGGCAAGATGTGA
- the dnaN gene encoding DNA polymerase III subunit beta: MKFQVNRDVFSEAVSFAVKLLPQRTTLPILSGVLIEATEDGLTLSSFDYEVSARTQIQADIEEPGRVLVSGRLLADIANRLPNAPVRFTTEDSKITVSCGSAHFTLLSMPVEEYPTLPQISEQSGLLPAEQFAAAVSQVAVAASRDDVTPVITGVQLEVGETSLGLIATDRYRVAVREIDWDGGDSTTDGTSRTALVPARTLQEIGKTFGHSGTISVAITDTDDRQLIAFSADKKTVTSLLIRGNFPPVKRLFPETVDNYAVINTADLIEATRRVQLVLEREAALRFTFTIDGLTLEAIGSEHAQASESIDALLTGVDTVVSLKPQFLLDGLGAVHSEFVRLSFTKTDNPNKPGPVLITSQSSKDQAGADNYRYLLQPNLLLR; encoded by the coding sequence GTGAAGTTCCAAGTCAACAGGGACGTCTTCAGCGAGGCGGTGTCCTTCGCCGTCAAGCTGCTCCCGCAGCGCACGACCCTCCCGATCTTGAGCGGCGTGCTCATCGAGGCGACCGAGGACGGACTGACGCTGTCGTCGTTCGACTACGAGGTCTCGGCGCGCACGCAGATCCAGGCCGACATCGAGGAGCCCGGACGCGTGCTGGTCTCGGGGCGTCTGCTCGCCGACATCGCGAACCGCCTGCCGAACGCCCCCGTGCGCTTCACCACGGAGGACTCGAAGATCACCGTCTCGTGCGGATCCGCGCACTTCACGCTGCTGAGCATGCCCGTCGAGGAGTACCCGACGCTCCCGCAGATCTCGGAGCAGTCCGGGCTCCTCCCGGCAGAGCAGTTCGCCGCCGCGGTCTCGCAGGTCGCCGTCGCCGCCTCCCGGGACGACGTGACGCCCGTCATCACCGGCGTGCAGCTCGAGGTGGGGGAGACCAGCCTCGGGCTGATCGCCACCGACCGCTACCGCGTGGCCGTGCGCGAGATCGACTGGGACGGCGGCGACTCCACGACGGACGGCACCAGCCGCACCGCCCTCGTGCCGGCCCGCACGCTGCAGGAGATCGGCAAGACCTTCGGCCACAGCGGCACCATCTCCGTCGCGATCACGGACACCGACGACCGCCAGCTCATCGCGTTCAGCGCCGACAAGAAGACCGTGACGTCCCTGCTGATCCGCGGCAACTTCCCGCCGGTCAAGCGGCTCTTCCCCGAGACGGTCGACAACTACGCGGTCATCAACACGGCCGACCTCATCGAGGCGACCCGCCGCGTCCAGCTCGTGCTCGAGCGCGAGGCCGCCCTCCGCTTCACCTTCACGATCGACGGGCTCACCCTCGAGGCCATCGGCTCCGAGCACGCGCAGGCGTCGGAGAGCATCGACGCCCTCCTGACAGGCGTCGACACCGTGGTGTCGTTGAAGCCCCAGTTCCTGCTGGACGGCCTCGGCGCCGTCCACTCCGAGTTCGTCCGCCTCTCGTTCACGAAGACGGACAACCCCAACAAGCCCGGCCCCGTGCTCATCACGAGCCAGTCCTCCAAGGACCAGGCCGGCGCTGACAACTACCGGTACCTGCTGCAGCCGAACCTGCTGCTGCGCTAG